One segment of Phaeacidiphilus oryzae TH49 DNA contains the following:
- a CDS encoding class II aldolase/adducin family protein: MLLAREREELAAAGRRIAAGGLVVNAAGNLSARAGGLVAVTPTGAALGELRPEDCPVLDLGTGEPREGGYAPTSETPLHLAVYRAYPDIRAVAHAHSLAATALGCVRDDVPMLHYAMLTLGGGLRVAPYATYGTEELAKAAVAALDGRTAALLRNHGSIALGDDLEQAVQRLELTEWLCELYARARALGEPREIPPERRAEAAGKLSGYGRRKATEDR; encoded by the coding sequence ATGCTGCTGGCTCGGGAACGTGAGGAACTGGCCGCCGCCGGGCGGCGGATCGCCGCCGGCGGGCTGGTGGTGAACGCCGCCGGCAATCTCTCCGCGAGAGCGGGCGGACTGGTGGCCGTCACCCCCACCGGGGCCGCCTTGGGCGAGCTGCGTCCGGAGGACTGCCCGGTGCTCGACCTCGGCACCGGCGAGCCGCGCGAGGGCGGCTACGCCCCGACTTCGGAGACCCCGCTCCACCTCGCGGTCTACCGCGCCTACCCGGACATCCGGGCGGTCGCCCACGCCCACAGCCTGGCCGCCACCGCCCTCGGCTGCGTGCGGGACGACGTCCCGATGCTCCACTACGCGATGCTGACGCTCGGCGGCGGACTCCGGGTGGCCCCCTATGCCACCTACGGCACCGAGGAGTTGGCCAAGGCCGCGGTCGCCGCACTGGACGGCAGGACGGCCGCCCTCCTCCGCAACCACGGCTCGATCGCCCTCGGCGACGACCTGGAGCAGGCCGTGCAGCGGCTCGAACTCACCGAGTGGCTGTGCGAGTTGTACGCCAGGGCGCGGGCGCTGGGCGAGCCGCGCGAGATCCCGCCCGAGCGCCGCGCCGAGGCGGCCGGAAAGCTCTCCGGCTACGGCCGCCGGAAAGCCACCGAGGACCGCTGA
- the rpoZ gene encoding DNA-directed RNA polymerase subunit omega: MSSSMTAPEGIINPPIDELLEATDSKYSLVIYAAKRARQINAYYSQLGEGLLEYVGPLVDTHVHEKPLSIALREINAGMLTAEAIEGPAGQ; this comes from the coding sequence GTGTCCTCTTCCATGACCGCGCCCGAGGGCATCATCAACCCGCCGATCGACGAGCTGCTCGAGGCCACCGACTCGAAGTACAGCCTGGTCATCTACGCGGCCAAGCGCGCGCGTCAGATCAACGCCTACTACTCGCAGCTGGGCGAGGGCCTGCTGGAGTACGTCGGCCCGCTCGTGGACACCCACGTCCACGAGAAGCCGCTGTCGATCGCGCTTCGTGAGATCAACGCGGGGATGCTGACCGCCGAGGCGATCGAGGGCCCCGCCGGGCAGTGA
- the carB gene encoding carbamoyl-phosphate synthase large subunit has product MPKRTDIQSVLVIGSGPIVIGQAAEFDYSGTQACRVLKAEGLRVILVNSNPATIMTDPEMADATYVEPITPEFVEKIIAKERPDALLPTLGGQTALNTAISLAKSGVLDKYGVELIGANVEAIEKGEDRERFKGVVDVVKQKIGHGESARSVICHSMEDVLAGVEELGGYPVVVRPSFTMGGAGSGFAHDEEDLRRIAGQGLTLSPTTEVLLEESILGWKEYELELMRDKHDNVVVVCSIENLDPMGVHTGDSITVAPSMTLTDREYQILRDIGIAVIREVGVDTGGCNIQFAVNPEDGRVVVIEMNPRVSRSSALASKATGFPIAKIAAKLAVGYTLDEIPNDITAETPASFEPTLDYVVVKVPRFAFEKFPAADATLTTTMKSVGEAMALGRNFPEALQKALRSLEKKGSQFDFATPVEELGAKDQLLVKAGVPTDGRINTVMDAIRAGATPEEVFEATKIDPWFVDQLFLIHEIAEELAGAAELSPELLRHAKRHGFSDAQISAIRGLGADVVREVRHALGIRPVYKTVDTCAAEFAAKTPYFYSSYDEESEVAPREKPAVIILGSGPNRIGQGIEFDYSCVHASFALADAGYETVMVNCNPETVSTDYDTSDRLYFEPLTLEDVLEIVHAEQQAGPVAGVLVQLGGQTPLGLAQALKDNGVSIVGTSPEAIDLAEERGAFGRILTEAGLPAPKYGTAFSFEEAKEIAAEIGYPVMVRPSYVLGGRGMEIVYDEPSLAAYLERHAGLISEHPVLIDRFLDDAIEIDVDALYDGEELYLGGVMEHIEEAGIHSGDSACALPPMTLGGYDIKRLRASTEAIAAGVGVRGLINIQFALSGDILYVLEANPRASRTVPFTSKATAVPLAKAAARISLGATIAELRAEGLLPGSGDGGTLPLDAPIAVKEAVLPWSRFRDVHGRGVDTILGPEMRSTGEVMGLDQVFGTAYAKSQAAAYGALPTKGRVFISLANRDKRNLVFPARALVEHGFELLATNGTAEVLRRNGIQAKVVRKHSEGEGPNGEPTIVQLIDNGEVDLIINTPFGTGGRLDGYEIRTVAVSRGVPCLTTAQALGAAVQGIDALVRGEVGVGSLQEHAAKLAASREG; this is encoded by the coding sequence GTGCCTAAGCGCACCGATATCCAGTCCGTCCTGGTCATCGGCTCGGGCCCGATCGTGATCGGCCAGGCCGCCGAGTTCGACTACTCCGGCACCCAGGCCTGCCGGGTCCTCAAGGCCGAGGGCCTGCGGGTCATCCTGGTGAACTCCAACCCGGCGACGATCATGACCGACCCGGAGATGGCCGACGCCACCTACGTCGAGCCGATCACCCCCGAGTTCGTCGAGAAGATCATCGCCAAGGAGCGCCCGGACGCCCTGCTGCCCACCCTGGGCGGGCAGACCGCGCTCAACACCGCCATCTCGCTGGCCAAGTCCGGGGTGCTGGACAAGTACGGTGTCGAGCTCATCGGCGCCAATGTCGAGGCCATCGAGAAGGGCGAGGACCGGGAGCGGTTCAAGGGCGTCGTCGACGTGGTCAAGCAGAAGATCGGGCACGGCGAGTCCGCCCGCTCGGTGATCTGCCACTCGATGGAGGACGTCCTCGCCGGCGTCGAGGAGCTGGGCGGCTACCCGGTGGTGGTCCGCCCCTCCTTCACCATGGGCGGCGCGGGCTCCGGCTTCGCCCACGACGAGGAGGACCTGCGCCGGATCGCCGGCCAGGGCCTGACCCTCTCCCCGACCACCGAGGTGCTCCTGGAGGAGTCCATCCTCGGCTGGAAGGAGTACGAGCTCGAGCTGATGCGCGACAAGCACGACAACGTCGTGGTCGTCTGCTCGATCGAGAACCTCGACCCGATGGGCGTCCACACCGGCGACTCGATCACCGTCGCGCCCTCGATGACCCTCACCGACCGCGAGTACCAGATCCTGCGGGACATCGGCATCGCCGTGATCCGCGAGGTCGGCGTGGACACCGGGGGCTGCAACATCCAGTTCGCGGTGAACCCCGAGGACGGCCGGGTGGTCGTCATCGAGATGAACCCGCGGGTCTCCCGCTCCTCGGCGCTGGCGTCCAAGGCCACCGGCTTCCCGATCGCCAAGATCGCCGCCAAGCTGGCCGTGGGCTACACCCTGGACGAGATTCCCAACGACATCACCGCCGAGACCCCGGCCTCCTTCGAGCCGACCCTCGACTACGTGGTGGTCAAGGTCCCGCGGTTCGCCTTCGAGAAGTTCCCGGCCGCCGACGCCACCCTGACCACCACCATGAAGTCGGTGGGCGAGGCGATGGCGCTGGGGCGCAACTTCCCCGAGGCGCTGCAGAAGGCGCTGCGCTCGCTGGAGAAGAAGGGCTCGCAGTTCGACTTCGCCACCCCGGTGGAGGAGCTGGGCGCCAAGGACCAGCTGCTGGTCAAGGCCGGTGTGCCGACCGACGGCCGGATCAACACCGTGATGGACGCGATCCGGGCCGGGGCGACCCCGGAGGAGGTCTTCGAGGCCACGAAGATCGACCCCTGGTTCGTCGACCAGCTCTTCCTGATCCACGAGATCGCCGAGGAGCTCGCCGGGGCGGCCGAGCTCTCGCCGGAGCTGCTGCGGCACGCCAAGCGGCACGGCTTCTCCGACGCCCAGATCAGCGCGATCCGGGGGCTCGGCGCGGACGTGGTCCGCGAGGTGCGGCACGCGCTGGGCATCCGCCCGGTCTACAAGACCGTGGACACCTGCGCCGCCGAGTTCGCCGCCAAGACCCCGTACTTCTACTCCTCCTACGACGAGGAGAGCGAGGTCGCCCCGCGCGAGAAGCCGGCGGTGATCATCCTGGGCTCCGGGCCGAACCGCATCGGGCAGGGCATCGAGTTCGACTACTCCTGCGTCCACGCCTCCTTCGCGCTGGCGGACGCCGGGTACGAGACCGTGATGGTCAACTGCAACCCGGAGACCGTCTCCACCGACTACGACACCTCCGACCGGCTCTACTTCGAGCCGCTGACGCTGGAGGACGTGCTGGAGATCGTCCACGCCGAGCAGCAGGCCGGGCCGGTGGCCGGCGTCCTGGTGCAGCTCGGCGGGCAGACCCCGCTGGGCCTGGCGCAGGCGCTCAAGGACAACGGGGTGTCGATCGTCGGCACCTCGCCCGAGGCGATCGACCTGGCCGAGGAGCGCGGCGCCTTCGGCCGCATCCTCACCGAGGCCGGGCTGCCCGCGCCCAAGTACGGCACCGCCTTCTCCTTCGAGGAGGCCAAGGAGATCGCCGCGGAGATCGGCTACCCGGTGATGGTCCGGCCGTCCTACGTCCTCGGCGGGCGCGGCATGGAGATCGTCTACGACGAGCCCTCGCTGGCCGCCTACCTGGAGCGGCACGCCGGACTGATCTCCGAGCATCCGGTGCTGATCGACCGCTTCCTGGACGACGCGATCGAGATCGACGTGGACGCCCTCTACGACGGCGAGGAGCTCTACCTCGGCGGCGTGATGGAGCACATCGAGGAGGCCGGGATCCACTCCGGCGACAGCGCCTGCGCGCTGCCCCCGATGACCCTCGGAGGCTACGACATCAAGCGGCTGCGGGCCTCCACCGAGGCGATCGCAGCCGGTGTCGGGGTGCGTGGCCTGATCAACATCCAGTTCGCCCTCTCCGGGGACATCCTCTACGTCCTGGAGGCCAACCCGCGGGCGTCCCGCACCGTGCCGTTCACCTCCAAGGCGACGGCGGTCCCGCTGGCCAAGGCCGCGGCGCGGATCTCGCTCGGGGCCACCATCGCCGAGCTGCGCGCCGAGGGCCTGCTGCCCGGCAGCGGCGACGGCGGGACGCTGCCGCTGGACGCGCCGATCGCGGTCAAGGAGGCGGTCCTCCCGTGGTCCCGCTTCCGGGACGTCCACGGGCGCGGGGTGGACACCATCCTCGGCCCGGAGATGCGCTCCACCGGCGAGGTCATGGGCCTGGACCAGGTCTTCGGCACGGCGTACGCCAAGTCGCAGGCGGCCGCCTACGGCGCGCTGCCGACCAAGGGGCGGGTCTTCATCTCGCTGGCCAACCGGGACAAGCGGAACCTGGTCTTCCCGGCCCGGGCGCTGGTCGAGCACGGCTTCGAACTGCTGGCCACCAACGGCACCGCCGAGGTGCTGCGGCGGAACGGGATCCAGGCGAAGGTCGTGCGGAAGCACAGCGAGGGCGAGGGACCGAACGGCGAGCCGACCATCGTCCAGCTGATCGACAACGGGGAGGTCGACCTGATCATCAACACCCCGTTCGGGACCGGCGGGCGGCTGGACGGCTACGAGATCCGGACCGTGGCGGTCTCCCGCGGAGTGCCGTGCCTGACCACCGCCCAGGCGCTGGGGGCGGCGGTGCAGGGCATCGACGCGCTGGTCCGGGGCGAGGTCGGGGTGGGGTCGCTGCAGGAGCACGCGGCGAAGCTGGCTGCGAGCCGCGAGGGGTGA
- the pyrF gene encoding orotidine-5'-phosphate decarboxylase yields the protein MTARDPFGARLSRAMAERGPLCVGIDPHASLLDAWGLPDDVSGLESFARTCVEALADRVAVLKPQAAFFERFGSRGVAVLERTIAAAREAGALVVTDAKRGDIGSTMAAYAEAFLDPASPLFSDALTVSPYLGFGSLRPAVDAARAAGSGLFVLALTSNPEGASVQRAVGADGRTTVAGQILRELAAENAGAEPMGSFGAVVGATLGDAGVDLAINGPLLAPGIGAQGATARDIPKVFGSAARLVVPSVSRGVLSRGPAVAALREAAEQQAAEVRAALAGA from the coding sequence ATGACCGCTCGGGACCCGTTCGGGGCGCGGCTCAGCCGGGCCATGGCGGAGCGCGGACCGCTGTGCGTGGGGATCGACCCGCACGCCTCGCTGCTGGACGCCTGGGGCCTGCCGGACGACGTCTCCGGACTGGAGTCCTTCGCCCGTACCTGCGTCGAGGCGCTGGCCGACCGGGTGGCGGTGCTGAAGCCGCAGGCGGCCTTCTTCGAGCGGTTCGGCAGCCGCGGGGTGGCCGTCCTGGAGCGGACCATCGCGGCCGCCCGGGAGGCGGGGGCGCTGGTGGTCACCGACGCCAAGCGCGGCGACATCGGCTCCACCATGGCCGCCTACGCCGAGGCCTTCCTGGACCCGGCGTCCCCGCTCTTCTCGGACGCCCTCACGGTCAGCCCGTACCTCGGCTTCGGCTCGCTGAGGCCGGCCGTGGACGCGGCCCGGGCGGCCGGCTCGGGGCTCTTCGTGCTGGCCCTCACCTCCAACCCGGAGGGCGCCTCGGTGCAGCGGGCGGTGGGCGCCGACGGGCGGACCACGGTGGCCGGGCAGATCCTCCGGGAGCTGGCCGCGGAGAACGCCGGGGCCGAGCCGATGGGCTCGTTCGGCGCGGTGGTCGGGGCGACGCTCGGCGACGCGGGGGTCGACCTCGCGATCAACGGGCCGCTCCTCGCCCCCGGCATCGGCGCCCAGGGCGCGACGGCGCGGGACATCCCCAAGGTGTTCGGTTCCGCGGCCCGGCTCGTGGTGCCGAGCGTCAGCCGCGGGGTGCTCAGCCGCGGGCCTGCCGTGGCGGCGCTGCGGGAGGCCGCGGAGCAGCAGGCCGCGGAGGTCCGGGCGGCCCTCGCGGGCGCCTGA
- a CDS encoding integration host factor, with amino-acid sequence MALPPLTPEQRAAALAKAAEARRERAEVKNRLKHSGASLHEVIKAGQENEVIGKMKVSALLESLPGVGKVRAKQIMERLGISESRRVRGLGTNQIASLEREFGTAAK; translated from the coding sequence GTGGCACTTCCGCCCCTTACCCCTGAACAGCGCGCTGCTGCGCTCGCCAAGGCCGCTGAGGCTCGCCGGGAGCGCGCCGAGGTGAAGAACCGCCTTAAGCACAGCGGTGCGTCACTGCACGAGGTCATCAAGGCCGGTCAGGAGAACGAGGTGATCGGCAAGATGAAGGTCAGCGCTCTCCTGGAGAGCCTGCCGGGCGTGGGCAAGGTCCGCGCCAAGCAGATCATGGAGCGCCTCGGCATCAGCGAGTCCCGTCGCGTCCGCGGTCTGGGAACCAACCAGATCGCTTCGCTGGAGCGGGAGTTCGGCACCGCGGCCAAGTGA
- a CDS encoding quinone-dependent dihydroorotate dehydrogenase has product MYHLFFRLFFRRMDPERAHELAFTWIRVAARIPGLRGAIRRVLAPQFPELRMTALGLDLPGPFGLAAGFDKNAFGIDGLAMLGFDYVEIGTVTAEPQPGNPAPRMFRLVEDRALVNRMGFNNQGSAAVADRLARRLAVKRGRHDDTVVGVNIGKTKVVPEAEAVADYVASTERLARQADYFVVNVSSPNTPGLRDLQAVDQLRPLLSAVRGTLDRVAAEHVPLLVKIAPDLADEDVDAVADLALELGLDGIIATNTTIGREGLRTPRRTVEAAGAGGLSGAPVKERSLEVLRRLRARTGDRLVLVAVGGIETGADAWQRILAGATLVQGYTGFIYEGPFWARRVHRELLALLRASGYRNLAEAVGAAADKEKTA; this is encoded by the coding sequence TTGTACCACCTCTTCTTCAGGCTCTTCTTCCGTCGGATGGACCCCGAGCGGGCGCATGAGCTGGCGTTCACCTGGATCCGGGTCGCGGCCCGGATCCCCGGGCTGCGCGGCGCGATCCGCCGGGTGCTCGCCCCGCAGTTCCCCGAGCTGCGGATGACCGCGCTGGGGCTGGACCTGCCGGGCCCGTTCGGCCTCGCCGCCGGCTTCGACAAGAACGCCTTCGGCATCGACGGCCTGGCCATGCTGGGCTTCGACTACGTCGAGATCGGCACCGTCACCGCCGAACCGCAGCCCGGCAACCCGGCCCCGCGGATGTTCCGGCTGGTCGAGGACCGCGCGCTGGTCAACCGGATGGGCTTCAACAACCAGGGCTCGGCCGCCGTCGCGGACCGGCTGGCCCGCCGGCTGGCCGTCAAGCGCGGCCGGCACGACGACACCGTGGTCGGCGTCAACATCGGCAAGACCAAGGTGGTCCCGGAGGCCGAGGCGGTCGCCGACTACGTCGCCTCGACCGAGCGGCTGGCCCGGCAGGCCGACTACTTCGTGGTCAACGTCTCCTCGCCGAACACCCCGGGCCTCCGCGACCTGCAGGCGGTGGACCAGCTGCGGCCGCTGCTCAGCGCGGTCCGGGGGACCCTCGACAGGGTCGCGGCCGAGCACGTCCCGCTGCTGGTCAAGATCGCCCCCGACCTGGCCGACGAGGACGTGGACGCGGTCGCCGACCTGGCCCTGGAACTGGGCCTGGACGGCATCATCGCGACCAACACCACCATCGGCCGCGAGGGGCTGCGCACCCCGCGGCGGACGGTCGAGGCGGCCGGCGCCGGGGGCCTCTCCGGCGCGCCGGTCAAGGAGCGCTCGCTGGAGGTCCTGCGCCGGCTGCGGGCCCGGACCGGGGACCGCCTGGTGCTGGTCGCGGTCGGCGGCATCGAGACCGGTGCGGACGCCTGGCAGCGGATCCTGGCCGGGGCCACCCTGGTCCAGGGCTACACCGGGTTCATCTACGAGGGGCCGTTCTGGGCCCGCCGGGTCCACCGCGAGCTGCTCGCCCTGCTGCGCGCCTCCGGGTACCGCAACCTCGCCGAAGCGGTGGGCGCCGCCGCTGACAAGGAGAAGACCGCATGA
- the coaBC gene encoding bifunctional phosphopantothenoylcysteine decarboxylase/phosphopantothenate--cysteine ligase CoaBC, protein MDVVLGVSGGIAAYKAAELLRRFTESGHRVRVVPTASALNFVGAATWSALSGNPVSTEVWESVHEVPHVRIGQGADLVVVAPATADILAKAAHGLADDLLTNTLLTARCPVVFAPAMHTEMWEHPATRENVATLRRRGSLVIEPAVGRLTGKDTGKGRFPDPEAVFAYCRRVLDRGPAASADLTGRHVVVTAGGTREPLDPVRFLGNRSSGRQGYALASVAAARGAEVTLLAANTSLPDPAGVDLARVGTALELREAVRGRAADADAVVMAAAVADFRPAAYAEGKIKKVEGEEPAPVALVRNPDILAELSADRPRPGQLVVGFAAETDDVLANGRAKLARKGCDLLVVNQVGVDLTFGSEENEAVVLGADGSETPIPRGPKTALAETVWDLVAARF, encoded by the coding sequence ATGGACGTCGTCCTGGGGGTGTCCGGCGGGATCGCCGCCTACAAGGCGGCCGAGCTGCTGCGCCGGTTCACCGAGTCCGGGCATCGCGTGCGGGTCGTGCCGACCGCCTCCGCGCTGAACTTCGTCGGGGCGGCGACCTGGTCGGCCCTCTCCGGGAACCCGGTGAGCACCGAGGTCTGGGAGTCCGTCCACGAGGTGCCGCACGTCCGGATCGGGCAGGGCGCGGACCTCGTCGTGGTCGCCCCGGCGACCGCCGACATCCTCGCCAAGGCCGCCCACGGGCTCGCCGACGACCTCCTCACCAACACCCTGCTGACCGCCCGCTGCCCGGTGGTCTTCGCCCCGGCCATGCACACCGAGATGTGGGAGCACCCGGCCACCCGGGAGAACGTCGCCACCCTCCGCCGGCGCGGCTCGCTGGTCATCGAGCCCGCGGTCGGCCGGCTCACCGGCAAGGACACCGGCAAGGGCCGGTTCCCCGACCCCGAGGCGGTCTTCGCCTACTGCCGCCGGGTGCTGGACCGCGGCCCCGCCGCCTCGGCCGACCTGACCGGTCGTCATGTGGTGGTCACCGCCGGCGGCACCCGGGAGCCGCTGGACCCGGTGCGCTTCCTCGGCAACCGCTCCTCCGGCCGGCAGGGCTACGCCCTCGCCTCGGTGGCGGCCGCCCGCGGGGCCGAGGTGACGCTGCTGGCCGCCAACACCTCGCTGCCCGACCCGGCCGGGGTGGACCTGGCCCGGGTCGGCACCGCCCTCGAACTGCGGGAGGCGGTGCGGGGCCGCGCGGCGGACGCGGACGCGGTGGTGATGGCCGCGGCGGTGGCCGACTTCCGTCCCGCCGCCTACGCCGAGGGGAAGATCAAGAAGGTCGAGGGGGAGGAGCCGGCGCCGGTGGCGCTGGTCCGCAACCCGGACATCCTGGCCGAGTTGAGCGCCGACCGGCCGCGGCCCGGGCAGCTGGTGGTCGGCTTCGCCGCGGAGACCGACGACGTGCTGGCCAACGGCCGGGCCAAGCTCGCCCGCAAGGGATGCGACCTGCTTGTCGTCAACCAGGTGGGGGTGGACCTCACCTTCGGCAGTGAAGAGAACGAGGCCGTGGTGCTCGGCGCCGACGGCAGCGAGACGCCGATCCCGCGCGGTCCCAAGACGGCGCTGGCCGAGACCGTCTGGGACCTGGTCGCGGCCCGGTTCTGA
- the gmk gene encoding guanylate kinase, whose translation MTERPRLTVLSGPSGVGKSTVLAHMRKAHPEVWYSVSATTRKPRPGERDGVQYFFVDDETFDKMVANGDFLEWARFAGNRYGTPRRPVVERLEQGQPVLLEIELQGARQVRESMPDAQLVFLAPPSWEELVRRLTGRGTEPEDVIDARLRQARVELAAEPEFDTTLVNTSVEDVSAELLALLNVA comes from the coding sequence ATGACTGAACGTCCGCGGCTCACCGTGCTCTCCGGCCCCTCCGGGGTCGGCAAGAGCACGGTTCTCGCCCATATGCGCAAGGCACACCCCGAGGTCTGGTACTCGGTCTCCGCGACCACCCGCAAGCCGCGGCCGGGGGAGCGGGACGGTGTGCAGTACTTCTTCGTCGACGACGAGACCTTCGACAAGATGGTCGCGAACGGCGACTTCCTGGAGTGGGCCCGGTTCGCCGGCAACCGCTACGGGACGCCCCGCCGGCCGGTCGTCGAGCGGCTGGAGCAGGGGCAGCCGGTGCTGCTGGAGATCGAGCTCCAGGGCGCGCGGCAGGTCCGCGAGTCGATGCCGGACGCCCAGCTGGTCTTCCTCGCCCCGCCCTCCTGGGAGGAGCTGGTCCGCCGGCTGACCGGGCGCGGCACCGAGCCGGAGGACGTCATCGACGCCCGGCTGCGCCAGGCCAGGGTCGAACTGGCCGCCGAGCCGGAGTTCGACACGACGCTGGTGAACACCTCTGTCGAGGACGTCTCCGCCGAACTGCTAGCCTTGCTGAACGTAGCCTGA
- the metK gene encoding methionine adenosyltransferase, with protein MSRRLFTSESVTEGHPDKIADQISDTILDALLKDDPTSRVAVETLITTGLVHVAGEVTTKAYAPIAQLVREKILEIGYDSSKKGFDGASCGVSVSIGAQSPDIAQGVDAAYENRVEGDEDELDKQGAGDQGLMFGYACDDTRELMPLPIYLAHRLSKRLSEVRKNGTIPYLRPDGKTQVTIEYDGDDAVRLDTVVVSSQHASDIDLDSLLAPDIREFVVEPELKSLAEDGITLSTDDYRLLVNPTGRFEIGGPMGDAGLTGRKIIIDTYGGMARHGGGAFSGKDPSKVDRSAAYAMRWVAKNIVAAGLARRAEVQVAYAIGKAEPVGLFVECFGTETAPIADIQKAVTDVFDLRPAAIIRDLDLLRPIYSQTAAYGHFGRELPDFTWERTDRVEELKKAVARG; from the coding sequence GTGTCTCGCCGCCTGTTCACCTCGGAGTCCGTGACCGAGGGCCACCCCGACAAGATCGCTGACCAGATCAGCGACACCATTCTCGACGCTCTCCTCAAGGACGACCCCACCTCGCGGGTGGCCGTGGAGACGCTGATCACCACCGGCCTGGTGCACGTCGCCGGTGAGGTCACCACCAAGGCCTACGCGCCGATCGCCCAGCTGGTCCGGGAGAAGATCCTGGAGATCGGCTACGACTCGTCGAAGAAGGGCTTCGACGGCGCGTCCTGCGGGGTCTCGGTCTCCATCGGCGCGCAGTCGCCGGACATCGCGCAGGGTGTGGACGCGGCCTACGAGAACCGCGTCGAGGGTGACGAGGACGAGCTCGACAAGCAGGGCGCGGGCGACCAGGGCCTGATGTTCGGCTACGCCTGCGACGACACCCGCGAGCTGATGCCGCTGCCGATCTACCTGGCGCACCGGCTCTCCAAGCGGCTCTCCGAGGTGCGCAAGAACGGGACCATCCCGTACCTCCGCCCGGACGGCAAGACCCAGGTCACCATCGAGTACGACGGTGACGACGCGGTCCGCCTGGACACCGTCGTGGTCTCCTCGCAGCACGCCAGCGACATCGACCTGGACTCGCTCCTCGCCCCGGACATCCGCGAGTTCGTCGTGGAGCCGGAGCTGAAGTCGCTGGCCGAGGACGGCATCACGCTCAGCACCGACGACTACCGGCTGCTGGTCAACCCGACCGGGCGGTTCGAGATCGGTGGCCCGATGGGCGACGCCGGCCTCACCGGCCGGAAGATCATCATCGACACCTACGGCGGCATGGCCCGGCACGGCGGCGGCGCCTTCTCCGGCAAGGACCCGTCCAAGGTGGACCGTTCGGCCGCGTACGCGATGCGCTGGGTGGCCAAGAACATCGTGGCGGCGGGCCTGGCCCGGCGGGCCGAGGTGCAGGTCGCGTACGCGATCGGCAAGGCCGAGCCGGTGGGTCTGTTCGTGGAGTGCTTCGGCACCGAGACCGCCCCGATCGCCGACATCCAGAAGGCGGTCACCGACGTCTTCGACCTCCGGCCGGCCGCCATCATCCGCGACCTGGACCTGCTGCGGCCGATCTACTCGCAGACCGCCGCGTACGGCCACTTCGGCCGTGAGCTGCCGGACTTCACCTGGGAGCGCACCGACCGGGTGGAGGAGCTGAAGAAGGCCGTGGCACGCGGCTGA